GCTGCGGGTGCTACGCCTCGGCGAGTCCGGTGGCGAGCACACCGTTGTCGCAGAGAAGTGGGACGGCGAGGGCAAGGGACTCGACGCGCTGGCGTTCCCGTCGATCGCGGGCGATCAACGTCTGCTGGTCTCGCATGAACGACGGGGTAAGCCCGAGCTGCTGATCTGGGACCTGGCCGACGACTCCGAGTCGGAGTTGCAGCTGGACCTGCCCGGCGAGCTGGCGGCGGATTGGTATCCGGACGGCCGGTCGCTGCTGGTGTCGCATCAGTACCGCGCCCGCGGCGAGTTGTACCGCTATGACATCGCCGAGGCCACCCTCACCCGGCTGAACACCCAGCCGGGCACGGTCGGCTCGGCGGCGGTGCGTCCGGACGGCACGGTGGAGTACGGCTGGTCGAGCTCGCATTCGCCCTCGGTGATCCGGGCGCTGTTCACCGATGGCACCGACCAGGTCGTGTTGACCCCGCCCGGCGAGCCCGCACCCCCGTCGGTGGCATTGACCGATGCGTTCGTCGAAGGTCCCGGCGGCGAGATCCACGCGCTGGTGGCCCGGCCCGCCGATGCGCCCGCCGGTCCGCTGCCGACCGTCTTCAGCCTGCATGGCGGCCCACACGCGGAGGACGAGGACCGGTTCTCGGCCTATCGCGCACTGTGGGTCGACGCCGGATTCGCCGTGGTACACGTCAATTACCGAGGCTCGACCGGCTACGGGTCGGACTGGCGGGACTCGATCGAGGGCAGGCCGGGCCTGACCGAACTCGACGACGTCGCCGCAGTGCACGACTGGGCGGTGCAGAGCGGACTCGCCGATCCGGCCAAGTGTGTGGTCGAGGGTGGTTCCTGGGGCGGCTACCTGACGCTGCTGGCGCTGGGCACCCAGCCGGAGCGTTGGGCCGCAGGCGTGGCCGGGGTCCCGGTCGCCGACTATCTGGCCGCCTATGAAGACGAGATGGAACCACTGCGCGCCTTCGACCGGGCCCTGTTCGGCGGCTCGCCGGAGGAGGTTCCCGATCTGTATCGCGAGTGCTCCCCACTGACCTATGTGGACCAGGTGCGGGCGCCG
This Actinoalloteichus hymeniacidonis DNA region includes the following protein-coding sequences:
- a CDS encoding S9 family peptidase — protein: MSTHPQAEIPEQLFHDPEAEARWRARFTSARNSTPDWALLAPDRNLYVSNVSGVWEVYAWDRATDTHRQVTDRPNGTIHATLSPDGERIWWFADTDGDEFGQWMMEPFGGRAPDEEPAQALPGVHDGYPAGLEIGTDVVASAAATDEGTTIWVSRGVHEERGTADVVYQSEHDAGAAALSHDETLLVISHSEHGDSRHPALRVLRLGESGGEHTVVAEKWDGEGKGLDALAFPSIAGDQRLLVSHERRGKPELLIWDLADDSESELQLDLPGELAADWYPDGRSLLVSHQYRARGELYRYDIAEATLTRLNTQPGTVGSAAVRPDGTVEYGWSSSHSPSVIRALFTDGTDQVVLTPPGEPAPPSVALTDAFVEGPGGEIHALVARPADAPAGPLPTVFSLHGGPHAEDEDRFSAYRALWVDAGFAVVHVNYRGSTGYGSDWRDSIEGRPGLTELDDVAAVHDWAVQSGLADPAKCVVEGGSWGGYLTLLALGTQPERWAAGVAGVPVADYLAAYEDEMEPLRAFDRALFGGSPEEVPDLYRECSPLTYVDQVRAPVLVLAGENDPRCPIRQIDNYLDRLASKDVHYEVYRFDAGHGSLVIAESLKQRAAELHFARRALGLASPIN